In Pedobacter heparinus DSM 2366, the following are encoded in one genomic region:
- a CDS encoding RNA polymerase sigma-70 factor: MGDYSTYTDQELLVLIKAEDYSAFNEIYHRHADALYGSAYNILRDRDSCRDVIQDIFIWLWQNRLHLNISNCRAYLLTAVKFKTANYIRDNKIGKGFFMELSTVELSSDDEENAIEVRQLSDFIKSLADQLPGRYGEIFRLSRYQQLSNKEIALQMGISEKTVENQMTIALKKIKEKLGPGSALMFFFL, encoded by the coding sequence ATGGGTGATTACAGTACTTACACTGACCAGGAACTGCTTGTTTTGATAAAAGCGGAAGATTACTCTGCCTTTAACGAAATATATCACCGGCATGCCGATGCTTTATATGGATCGGCGTATAACATACTCCGTGACCGGGACAGCTGCCGAGACGTTATACAGGATATATTTATTTGGCTTTGGCAAAACAGGTTACATTTGAATATCTCTAACTGCAGGGCCTATCTGTTAACTGCGGTAAAATTTAAAACCGCCAACTACATTCGCGACAATAAGATCGGTAAAGGATTTTTTATGGAACTATCAACGGTAGAGCTTAGCAGCGATGATGAAGAAAATGCCATAGAGGTTCGCCAATTATCAGATTTCATAAAAAGTTTAGCAGATCAGCTTCCTGGCAGGTATGGCGAAATATTCAGGTTAAGCCGCTATCAACAACTGAGTAATAAGGAAATTGCATTACAAATGGGCATTAGCGAAAAGACCGTGGAAAACCAGATGACTATAGCCCTAAAAAAAATAAAAGAGAAACTTGGCCCCGGCAGTGCACTAATGTTTTTCTTTCTATAA
- a CDS encoding FecR family protein, with the protein MMEEDKYIEIAGKVADGTASEKEIALYNAYYNAYQLKYPSWAELNAQQRKEMLTETQEEIYNQLHGHARKSQIKLWSRIIGVAAAVAAIVFGVFFFKAPGNPEPGSGSANYANDIAPGKNTATLTLANGKTIVLSDVKTGVIVDASKLTYNDNTPVISNEERNLLNSTDKRSLPYGRDDGAGRSLTLTTPRGGTYQVRLPDGSKVWLNAASSLTYTAPLNERGGIRKVELSGEAYFEVFRNKNQPFVVKSKNLTTTVLGTHFNISAYDDENSTRATLLEGSVKVAAPGPSGKEGETGSVIIKPNQQAFVTGSTGISVKEVDPEQAVAWKNGKFIFNRESLSSIMRKVSRWYDVDISVADNIAAHTFSGSISRFDNISTLLEQMQKTNEVKFKITGRRISVTE; encoded by the coding sequence ATGATGGAGGAAGATAAGTATATTGAGATTGCAGGAAAAGTAGCAGATGGCACAGCTTCAGAAAAGGAAATCGCATTGTACAATGCTTACTATAATGCCTATCAGCTAAAATATCCATCATGGGCAGAACTGAATGCGCAACAAAGGAAAGAGATGCTTACTGAAACCCAGGAGGAGATTTATAATCAGTTGCACGGTCATGCAAGAAAAAGCCAGATAAAACTTTGGTCTCGTATCATCGGCGTAGCCGCTGCGGTAGCAGCCATTGTTTTTGGGGTATTCTTTTTTAAAGCGCCAGGTAATCCTGAACCTGGTTCTGGCTCTGCAAACTATGCAAACGACATTGCCCCGGGTAAAAACACCGCAACCCTTACCCTTGCAAATGGTAAAACCATAGTCCTAAGCGATGTTAAAACCGGGGTAATTGTTGATGCTTCAAAATTAACCTACAATGATAACACACCCGTCATTTCGAACGAAGAGAGGAATCTCTTGAATAGCACAGACAAGAGATCTCTCCCATACGGTCGAGATGACGGGGCTGGACGAAGCCTTACCCTTACCACCCCCAGGGGTGGAACTTATCAGGTGCGTTTGCCTGATGGCAGTAAAGTGTGGCTAAACGCCGCATCGAGTTTAACTTATACTGCGCCGCTAAATGAGCGTGGCGGCATACGAAAAGTTGAACTTAGTGGCGAAGCCTACTTTGAAGTATTTAGGAATAAAAATCAACCCTTTGTAGTAAAGTCCAAAAATTTGACAACAACGGTATTGGGCACACATTTTAACATTAGTGCTTATGACGATGAAAATAGCACAAGAGCTACTTTGTTAGAAGGAAGTGTAAAGGTGGCTGCTCCCGGGCCTTCGGGGAAAGAAGGTGAAACAGGTAGTGTAATTATAAAACCAAATCAACAAGCCTTTGTCACGGGTAGCACCGGTATTAGTGTAAAGGAAGTAGATCCGGAACAAGCCGTAGCCTGGAAAAATGGCAAGTTTATCTTTAACCGCGAGTCGTTAAGTTCGATTATGCGTAAGGTATCTCGCTGGTACGATGTTGATATCAGTGTAGCTGATAATATAGCAGCGCATACATTTTCCGGAAGTATAAGCAGGTTTGATAACATTTCGACCCTTTTGGAACAAATGCAGAAAACAAATGAAGTGAAATTTAAAATCACAGGAAGGAGGATATCTGTGACCGAATAA
- a CDS encoding SusC/RagA family TonB-linked outer membrane protein, translating into MNFYNQIGCGPSDRYLIQILRIMKFTTFIIAITLVHVSAAGKAQISLDKKNVPIKEVFKSITAQTGYDILYSDRTLNDTEKISITANNEPLKTVLDRCLKGQLLEYELGNKTVIIKKRKALLLDKVIDFFTRIDVRGRVVDENNQPLVGAVIKIKDGLSTTSTNSNGEFLLKKVAEDATLTISFLGYETREIKAAENISIIKLTPSTDKLEEVEINAGYYTVTDKERTGSISRISSKEIEKQPINNVLQVMQATVPGLQVIQNTGVPGGGFSVRIRGQNSLTQGNEPFYIIDGVPFTATSLAPPVGVITPNASPLANINPADIENIEVLKDADATAIYGSRGANGVILITTKRGKAGKSSVSFSANQGISKVGRKLKLMNTQQYIEMRKEAKGNDNLAISTTDYDINGTWDQNRYTDWQDELIGGSAPTTNILASLSGGAGNITYLIGGNFYSEGTVYPGDQTYKRSSGNFSLQYTSDNQKFDSSFDVNYSQINSNLFLNDLTPFIRLPPHYPSLLTDEGIINWGDNTMGSNPLAQLQKPYEAKTNNLIASAALNYKIIPDLKLKARFGYTIMDRKEFNSQPLSTYNPANSPGPEQRISKFSNNSTNNWTFESQVDYTRKIGNGKFNALLGVTFQQGVLDGQIVEGSGYNSDVLMRNIAAASVYSASASYSKYRYMALFGRINYNLKDKYIINLTGRRDGSSRFGSNNRFANFGAAGIAWIVSEEDFIKEHLPFVSFAKLRGSFGITGNDQISAYGYLELWKPLSGSYQGVTTMFPGNIANPDYAWEVNKKAEAAFDVGLLNNRINLSLSYYSNRSSNQLVSVQLPYITGFSGITDNLDATIGNTGWEFEFMTKNISTKSFQWSTSFNFTIPKNKLIEFPNLEKSTYANQYVIGEPLAIQKLYKTSVNAQTGLYAAEDFDKNGLIDIKDRYVVTFTGRKYYGGLQNSFTYKGFALDVLCQFVKQAGAGYLNGFSTAGSFATGIPTRNQPDFVLNRWRTQDDPAPYQKYSTLTAASNSQLDATSRGSYAIDNASFIRLKNISLSYNLSEKLIQKIKLNSAKVFFQGQNLFTITPYKGLDPETSSINNLPTLQVFTVGMQLTF; encoded by the coding sequence ATGAATTTTTATAACCAAATTGGATGCGGCCCAAGTGACCGCTATCTGATTCAAATCCTGCGGATCATGAAATTTACCACGTTCATCATCGCAATAACCCTAGTCCACGTAAGTGCCGCCGGTAAGGCCCAGATCAGCCTGGACAAAAAAAATGTTCCGATCAAGGAGGTTTTCAAAAGTATAACCGCCCAAACCGGTTATGATATATTATATAGCGATCGTACATTAAACGATACTGAAAAAATTAGTATAACAGCGAACAATGAGCCCCTGAAAACAGTGCTTGACAGGTGCTTAAAAGGACAGCTTCTGGAATATGAACTGGGGAATAAGACCGTTATTATAAAAAAACGCAAGGCCTTACTTCTCGACAAGGTTATTGATTTTTTTACCAGAATTGACGTACGTGGTCGGGTGGTAGATGAAAACAATCAGCCCCTAGTGGGGGCGGTTATAAAAATAAAAGACGGCTTGTCCACTACCTCCACCAATTCTAATGGAGAGTTTCTGCTAAAAAAAGTTGCCGAGGATGCTACCCTGACTATCTCTTTTTTAGGATATGAGACGCGGGAAATAAAGGCTGCTGAAAATATCTCCATTATCAAATTAACACCGAGTACCGATAAATTAGAAGAGGTGGAAATCAATGCTGGGTACTATACTGTTACAGATAAAGAAAGGACTGGATCTATTTCCAGAATTTCATCAAAGGAAATTGAAAAGCAACCTATAAACAATGTGTTACAGGTTATGCAGGCTACTGTACCAGGCTTACAGGTTATACAAAACACAGGTGTTCCAGGGGGCGGTTTTTCTGTTAGAATCAGGGGCCAAAATAGCTTAACTCAAGGAAATGAGCCCTTTTACATCATAGATGGCGTTCCATTCACTGCAACAAGTTTAGCACCACCTGTTGGGGTAATAACACCAAATGCAAGTCCTTTGGCCAATATCAACCCTGCAGATATCGAAAACATTGAAGTGCTGAAAGATGCTGATGCCACAGCTATTTATGGTTCCAGAGGTGCTAATGGTGTAATTCTGATCACCACGAAAAGAGGAAAAGCAGGAAAATCAAGTGTATCTTTTTCTGCTAATCAAGGTATATCCAAAGTTGGAAGAAAATTGAAACTTATGAATACGCAGCAGTATATAGAAATGCGTAAAGAAGCAAAAGGGAATGATAACCTGGCAATTTCTACTACAGATTATGATATCAATGGTACCTGGGATCAAAATAGGTACACAGACTGGCAAGATGAGTTGATTGGCGGTTCAGCTCCTACAACAAACATATTGGCCTCACTTTCAGGAGGAGCAGGTAATATTACTTATTTAATTGGTGGTAATTTTTACAGTGAAGGAACTGTGTATCCCGGTGACCAAACCTATAAGAGAAGTTCAGGTAATTTTAGCTTACAATATACTTCGGACAATCAAAAGTTCGATTCATCTTTCGATGTAAATTATAGCCAGATAAATAGTAATCTTTTTCTTAATGATCTTACTCCTTTTATCAGATTGCCACCACATTACCCTTCCTTATTAACTGATGAAGGAATTATAAATTGGGGAGATAACACAATGGGGTCGAATCCATTGGCACAGCTTCAAAAGCCATATGAAGCAAAAACCAACAATCTTATTGCCAGCGCAGCGCTGAATTACAAAATAATTCCTGATTTAAAATTAAAAGCTCGTTTTGGGTATACAATTATGGATAGGAAAGAGTTTAACAGTCAGCCATTATCTACTTATAATCCCGCTAATAGTCCCGGGCCTGAACAGCGAATTTCAAAATTTAGCAACAACTCGACAAATAATTGGACATTTGAATCTCAGGTTGATTATACAAGAAAAATTGGTAATGGTAAATTCAATGCACTTTTGGGTGTTACATTTCAACAGGGTGTACTAGACGGGCAAATTGTAGAAGGATCTGGTTACAACAGCGATGTTTTAATGCGGAATATAGCGGCTGCATCTGTTTATAGTGCAAGTGCTTCCTATTCCAAATACCGGTATATGGCATTGTTTGGCCGTATTAACTACAACTTGAAGGATAAGTATATCATTAATTTGACTGGACGTAGAGATGGCAGCAGCCGTTTTGGGTCTAACAATCGTTTTGCAAATTTCGGTGCAGCAGGGATAGCCTGGATCGTTAGTGAGGAGGATTTTATTAAGGAGCATCTTCCCTTTGTAAGTTTTGCTAAACTTCGGGGGAGTTTTGGTATTACAGGAAATGATCAAATATCAGCTTATGGTTATTTGGAATTATGGAAACCTCTTTCGGGTAGTTATCAGGGAGTTACAACTATGTTCCCAGGAAATATTGCAAATCCTGATTATGCATGGGAAGTTAATAAAAAAGCTGAAGCTGCATTTGACGTTGGTCTTTTAAATAATAGGATTAATTTATCCCTATCATACTATTCAAACCGATCTTCAAATCAACTGGTTTCAGTTCAACTTCCATACATAACAGGGTTTTCTGGTATAACCGACAATCTGGACGCTACAATCGGGAATACGGGTTGGGAATTTGAATTCATGACAAAAAATATATCGACCAAATCATTTCAGTGGTCTACATCTTTTAATTTTACGATACCAAAAAACAAATTAATCGAGTTTCCTAACCTAGAAAAAAGCACGTATGCTAATCAATATGTGATCGGTGAGCCCCTTGCCATTCAAAAGTTGTATAAAACCAGTGTGAATGCCCAAACCGGATTATATGCTGCTGAAGATTTTGACAAAAATGGTCTTATAGACATTAAAGATCGTTATGTTGTCACTTTTACTGGCAGGAAATATTATGGAGGGCTGCAAAATTCATTTACATATAAAGGTTTTGCCTTGGATGTCCTGTGTCAATTTGTAAAACAAGCCGGAGCTGGGTATTTAAATGGCTTTTCAACTGCTGGTAGCTTTGCAACAGGCATTCCTACACGAAACCAACCTGATTTTGTACTTAACAGATGGAGAACCCAGGATGATCCTGCTCCTTATCAAAAATACAGCACACTTACAGCCGCCAGTAACAGTCAGCTGGATGCAACTTCAAGAGGAAGTTATGCTATTGATAACGCGTCATTTATCAGATTAAAAAACATTTCCCTGTCTTATAACTTGTCAGAAAAACTAATTCAAAAAATAAAATTGAACAGTGCTAAAGTTTTTTTTCAGGGGCAAAATCTATTTACAATCACACCGTACAAGGGTTTAGATCCTGAAACATCAAGTATAAATAACTTACCAACGCTTCAGGTTTTTACGGTTGGTATGCAGCTAACATTCTAA
- a CDS encoding RagB/SusD family nutrient uptake outer membrane protein — translation MKTIYNKLLLFIVIVTSVHSSCKSFLDIDPPKDSATPNEMFANDATATSAITGIYNRMGLSGAFSGNQNSISVLCGLSADELRSYSSSLDVFYKNDLPTTNTTIETRLWQEPYAYIYTANAVLDGLKSAQGVSAKTKSQLEGEAKFVRAFCYFYLVNLFGDVPLILITDYSINQQAGRSSKEDIYTQIISDLIDAENLLPSSYITTERVRPNKWTATALLSRTYLYTQKWGLAAQKAGEVIDQRTIYNIVDNLDQVFLKNSNETIWQLMPTAGSNTKEGALFILTTAPTNVALSPDFVTAFETGDNRKTKWISQFSNSTGTYSYPFKYKIRTTVNGIISEYSMVLRLAEMYLIRAEALANLQQADLALADINLIRKRAGLIIPLANLTSAQCLTEIEKQRRFELFSEWGHRWLDLKRTNRASAILEPIKSSSWNDTDVLYPIPENERARNQNIGQNLGY, via the coding sequence ATGAAAACAATATATAATAAACTTCTGCTTTTTATTGTCATAGTGACATCAGTCCATTCATCTTGTAAGAGCTTCCTGGATATAGATCCTCCTAAAGATTCGGCTACGCCAAACGAGATGTTTGCAAATGACGCAACTGCTACCTCTGCAATTACTGGCATTTATAACAGGATGGGGCTTTCTGGAGCTTTTTCGGGGAATCAGAATTCAATTTCAGTATTATGTGGGCTTTCTGCAGATGAATTGAGAAGTTACAGTTCGTCTCTAGATGTGTTTTATAAGAATGACTTGCCTACAACAAATACTACAATTGAAACACGTTTATGGCAGGAACCTTATGCATACATCTATACTGCTAATGCGGTTCTAGACGGGCTCAAATCTGCACAGGGAGTGTCAGCAAAAACTAAAAGCCAATTAGAGGGGGAAGCAAAGTTTGTACGGGCTTTTTGTTATTTCTATCTGGTAAATCTGTTTGGTGATGTCCCTTTGATCTTGATCACTGATTACAGTATTAATCAACAAGCGGGTAGGTCATCAAAAGAAGACATCTACACACAGATTATTAGTGACCTTATTGACGCTGAAAATCTACTTCCTTCCAGTTATATTACCACAGAAAGAGTGCGGCCTAACAAATGGACGGCAACTGCTTTACTTTCCAGAACATATCTTTATACCCAAAAATGGGGGCTCGCGGCCCAAAAGGCAGGTGAAGTAATTGATCAAAGAACAATTTATAATATCGTTGATAATTTAGATCAAGTATTTTTAAAAAACAGCAATGAAACCATATGGCAATTAATGCCTACCGCAGGAAGCAATACAAAAGAGGGAGCTTTATTTATTTTAACAACAGCACCAACAAATGTTGCGCTTTCACCGGATTTTGTTACCGCTTTTGAAACTGGGGACAACAGAAAAACCAAATGGATAAGTCAATTTTCCAACTCTACAGGAACATACAGCTACCCATTTAAATATAAAATACGGACCACTGTGAATGGGATAATAAGTGAGTATTCAATGGTGTTAAGGTTAGCCGAGATGTATCTAATTCGTGCAGAGGCTCTTGCTAATCTTCAACAGGCTGATCTTGCCTTAGCTGATATCAATTTAATTAGAAAAAGAGCAGGCCTTATTATTCCTCTTGCAAATTTAACTTCTGCACAGTGTCTTACTGAAATTGAAAAACAACGACGTTTTGAATTATTTTCAGAGTGGGGACATCGATGGTTAGACCTTAAAAGAACAAATAGAGCTTCTGCAATACTTGAACCAATAAAAAGTAGCAGCTGGAATGACACGGATGTTTTATATCCTATTCCTGAGAATGAAAGGGCCAGAAATCAAAACATAGGACAAAACCTAGGCTACTAG
- a CDS encoding TlpA family protein disulfide reductase, with the protein MRKIIKYALLLLCIVMMKVNAQEKKTLPPDFNFLPSTEVDVPDSVWVFFRKGPLVNNQSGERMKIKPNVDGSFSFSPSFIQPVYWFEIYFMYYKSRQRAKPATYYAEPNDQLKVIYAKAADTGKGTIPKMKLTFSGKGAEKYKVVELLGKIKTDLSRSLNEDAKKEFGADSKTKDDKIGREGYYKSAELKVYLNSILEKVKGANRQSQDTLLKYKSLIGNNITNYLSYELSSSGYFSSWIDYLYRIGNSPNFRQTITDFYFLNRNSVIKEVSDPLVKYSKDYKFNKLLEIKYETGFRNKGKSLPYYKLYDAVKAVKNSGLRDILLSYLMYEPVFTNRITNTDSQDSCIRDALAVIKSPELLEPVQEQLLFFRGSQIPDFTFVDQEGKPTSLADLKGKVFMIDFYFYGCKGCIAYAKRFKEEIYPEFVHNPKFKVLSVSVDKKREHWISAMNSNLYNERDYINLSAGNLSWKHPFLKHFNRASFPFILLVDKNGRLISKIENESSPVIADFIRKSLNEKNSK; encoded by the coding sequence ATGAGAAAGATAATTAAATATGCATTACTGTTGTTATGTATTGTCATGATGAAAGTAAATGCTCAGGAAAAAAAAACTCTCCCCCCGGATTTTAACTTTTTACCGTCAACCGAAGTTGATGTACCCGATAGTGTTTGGGTATTTTTTAGAAAAGGACCATTGGTAAATAATCAGTCTGGTGAAAGAATGAAGATTAAACCAAATGTTGATGGAAGCTTCAGTTTTTCGCCATCATTTATACAACCGGTTTACTGGTTTGAAATTTATTTTATGTATTATAAATCCAGGCAAAGGGCGAAACCAGCCACCTATTACGCTGAACCGAATGATCAGCTCAAAGTCATTTATGCTAAAGCCGCTGATACAGGAAAAGGAACGATACCAAAAATGAAGCTTACATTTTCAGGAAAAGGAGCTGAAAAGTATAAAGTGGTTGAACTTTTAGGGAAAATTAAAACAGACCTCTCCAGATCTTTAAACGAAGATGCCAAGAAAGAATTTGGAGCCGACTCGAAAACTAAAGACGATAAAATAGGCAGGGAAGGTTATTATAAGTCGGCAGAACTAAAGGTCTATCTTAATTCTATACTTGAAAAGGTGAAAGGGGCAAATAGGCAATCACAGGACACCTTATTGAAATACAAAAGCTTGATTGGCAATAATATAACTAACTATTTATCATATGAACTCTCCAGTTCAGGTTATTTTTCGTCCTGGATTGACTATTTATATCGGATAGGTAACTCTCCTAACTTCAGACAAACGATAACTGATTTTTACTTTTTGAATAGAAACTCTGTAATAAAAGAAGTTTCTGATCCTCTTGTTAAGTATTCCAAAGATTATAAGTTCAACAAGTTGTTAGAAATAAAGTATGAAACTGGCTTCAGAAATAAAGGGAAAAGCCTTCCTTATTATAAATTATATGATGCTGTGAAAGCGGTAAAAAACAGCGGATTAAGAGATATTTTACTTAGCTATCTAATGTATGAGCCAGTATTTACCAATAGAATTACAAATACAGATAGCCAGGATTCCTGTATAAGAGATGCATTAGCTGTCATTAAATCACCTGAACTTCTAGAACCAGTTCAGGAACAATTGCTATTTTTCAGGGGCAGTCAAATTCCTGACTTTACATTTGTTGATCAGGAGGGAAAACCGACCAGTCTTGCTGATTTAAAAGGGAAAGTTTTTATGATTGACTTTTATTTTTATGGTTGTAAAGGCTGTATTGCATATGCAAAGCGATTTAAGGAGGAAATCTACCCAGAATTTGTCCATAACCCAAAATTTAAGGTATTGAGTGTAAGTGTAGACAAAAAAAGGGAGCATTGGATTTCTGCTATGAATAGCAATCTTTATAATGAAAGAGACTATATAAATCTAAGTGCTGGTAACCTTTCTTGGAAACATCCTTTCTTGAAGCATTTTAACAGAGCTTCCTTCCCCTTTATATTACTTGTAGATAAAAACGGTAGGTTAATCAGTAAAATAGAAAACGAAAGCAGCCCCGTTATAGCAGATTTTATCAGGAAATCTTTAAATGAGAAAAACAGCAAGTAA
- a CDS encoding RNA polymerase sigma factor, whose translation MADYSKYSDEELFGLLKQDDQKAYLEIYDRYKVLLQNHAIRKLTDMDDVEDILQELFIDLWDKRAAIYLTTGLVNYLYTAMRNRIFNHFYKKQREGNYLNSLVAVIERGEYVTDLALREKEYTEIIKAEIDALPERMREVFLLHRNEGLTYKEIAEQLGTSELTVATQVKKSLKTLRLRLGATGFSMFI comes from the coding sequence ATGGCTGATTACAGCAAATATTCTGATGAGGAATTGTTTGGCCTATTAAAACAGGACGATCAGAAAGCCTATTTAGAGATTTATGACCGGTATAAAGTATTACTGCAAAACCATGCGATAAGGAAACTTACGGATATGGATGATGTAGAGGATATTTTGCAGGAGCTATTTATAGATCTGTGGGATAAGCGTGCTGCCATTTATTTAACTACTGGCCTGGTTAACTACCTGTATACTGCAATGCGCAACCGCATATTTAACCACTTTTATAAAAAGCAGCGGGAAGGAAATTATTTAAACTCACTTGTAGCCGTGATAGAAAGGGGGGAGTATGTAACAGACCTTGCACTGCGTGAAAAGGAATACACCGAAATCATTAAAGCTGAAATTGACGCCCTGCCCGAGCGGATGCGAGAGGTTTTCCTGTTGCACCGTAACGAAGGTTTAACCTATAAGGAAATTGCCGAGCAGCTGGGCACATCAGAACTTACCGTGGCAACCCAGGTTAAAAAGAGCCTAAAAACGCTAAGATTAAGGTTGGGGGCTACCGGATTTTCAATGTTTATTTGA